In Methanothrix sp., a genomic segment contains:
- a CDS encoding cell division protein FtsZ translates to MLNVIILGLGQCGNRILDAVNKEAMGGGGASKIAKYCLRPKFPSRVETLAINTAINDLKELRYTTAKDRLHVPNLHGMGANRNVGKQAFMENRDSIMGEIEKRGDFDLAFVITSTSGGTGSSFTPLLINELKRQYPNIAVVTIAILPFREEGSIYLQNAAFSMRELMELDAEGIILADNQYMKRLGGDIASAYDRINSTIARRLLFLIESLDSEMLSVTDLGDFKTVMNGGLRIGTMGFYQADGKNSSVKDAIENSLKPNNLLYPANVANDAARAMVIIQGSQEHLDVDQITKEVEKIAASAGHVFKGIVVKKGQPRVLSIFTLAAAPELESIYAQAARGMQEEKEKRLRARKQLDDAFAHIEDLEEIY, encoded by the coding sequence ATGCTTAACGTAATTATCCTTGGCCTGGGCCAATGCGGAAACAGAATCCTGGATGCTGTGAATAAGGAAGCAATGGGCGGCGGGGGAGCCTCGAAGATCGCCAAGTATTGCCTGCGACCGAAGTTCCCCAGCCGGGTGGAGACCCTGGCGATCAATACAGCGATCAATGATCTCAAGGAATTGAGATACACCACCGCCAAAGACCGGTTGCACGTTCCCAATCTGCATGGCATGGGAGCGAACAGAAACGTGGGCAAGCAGGCCTTCATGGAGAACCGGGACAGCATCATGGGAGAGATCGAGAAGAGGGGTGACTTTGATCTCGCTTTCGTCATCACCTCAACCTCCGGCGGCACGGGCTCCTCCTTCACCCCGCTCCTAATAAATGAGTTGAAGAGGCAGTACCCGAACATCGCTGTGGTGACCATCGCCATTCTGCCCTTCCGGGAGGAGGGATCGATCTATCTCCAGAATGCTGCCTTCAGCATGAGGGAGCTGATGGAGCTGGATGCAGAGGGCATCATCCTTGCTGACAACCAGTATATGAAGCGGCTCGGTGGTGATATTGCCAGCGCCTATGACAGGATCAACAGCACCATTGCCAGGAGATTGCTCTTCCTGATAGAGTCCCTGGACAGTGAGATGCTCTCGGTGACTGATCTGGGGGACTTCAAGACGGTCATGAATGGAGGGCTGCGCATAGGCACCATGGGGTTCTACCAGGCGGATGGAAAGAACTCCTCAGTCAAGGATGCCATAGAGAACAGCCTGAAGCCCAACAACCTGCTCTATCCGGCGAATGTGGCGAATGATGCCGCCCGGGCGATGGTCATCATCCAGGGGTCGCAGGAGCATCTGGATGTGGATCAGATCACCAAGGAGGTGGAGAAGATCGCTGCCAGCGCAGGGCATGTCTTCAAGGGGATCGTGGTCAAGAAGGGGCAGCCGAGGGTGCTCTCCATCTTCACCCTGGCAGCAGCACCGGAGCTGGAATCGATCTATGCCCAGGCAGCGCGGGGAATGCAGGAGGAGAAGGAGAAGAGGTTGCGTGCCAGAAAGCAGCTCGATGATGCCTTTGCCCATATAGAGGATCTGGAAGAGATCTACTGA
- a CDS encoding tributyrin esterase, whose protein sequence is MLRIQAAGERCLGDSTFDFYWQHKGTRLDPDKSVDGISLRQIVQALRRGERVMISGDVGSRLGSSLGVDLLRLGGRGGPIEGTGSIVVEGDVGRRMGISMLRGAIYVSGRIEEPMGNVIEAESDLAGYRKFVSITEALEKSIDIIEPNRMDEQGMFIEDGIIRDTLGARNPTAKVIHLEGDAGMSTGILMSSGQIIVEGSARENTAVLLRGGRIVIRGRTGDFTGAEMRGGEVYIEGDAGSFTCARMRGGAVYARQARPLPPAGTHPLSPRERSLVARVLDLGPMQALMYSRFGLQ, encoded by the coding sequence ATGCTCAGGATCCAGGCTGCGGGGGAGAGGTGCCTTGGTGATAGCACCTTCGACTTCTACTGGCAGCATAAGGGCACCAGGCTCGATCCCGATAAGAGCGTCGACGGCATCAGCCTCAGGCAGATTGTGCAGGCACTGCGCCGGGGAGAGAGGGTGATGATCAGCGGGGATGTGGGAAGCCGCCTGGGCTCCAGCCTGGGGGTGGACCTCCTCCGTCTGGGCGGAAGGGGCGGGCCGATCGAGGGCACGGGCAGCATAGTGGTGGAGGGAGACGTGGGGCGGCGAATGGGGATAAGCATGCTCAGAGGAGCGATTTATGTCTCAGGCAGAATCGAGGAGCCCATGGGAAATGTGATCGAGGCTGAAAGCGATCTGGCCGGATATAGGAAGTTCGTCTCCATCACCGAGGCCCTGGAGAAGAGCATCGATATCATCGAGCCGAACAGAATGGACGAGCAGGGGATGTTCATCGAGGATGGGATAATCCGGGATACCCTGGGGGCGAGAAATCCCACTGCCAAGGTGATCCACCTGGAGGGGGATGCGGGAATGAGCACCGGCATACTGATGAGCTCCGGCCAGATAATTGTGGAGGGATCCGCCCGGGAGAACACCGCCGTCCTCCTGCGCGGAGGGAGGATTGTGATAAGGGGCCGGACCGGGGATTTCACCGGGGCAGAGATGAGAGGCGGAGAGGTCTATATAGAAGGAGACGCCGGAAGCTTCACCTGCGCCAGGATGAGAGGAGGCGCAGTCTATGCCCGTCAGGCCCGGCCCCTGCCGCCGGCGGGGACGCATCCCCTGAGCCCGAGAGAGAGAAGCCTTGTGGCCAGGGTGCTGGATCTGGGGCCGATGCAGGCTCTGATGTACAGCCGCTTTGGCCTTCAGTAG